Proteins from a single region of Fundulus heteroclitus isolate FHET01 chromosome 12, MU-UCD_Fhet_4.1, whole genome shotgun sequence:
- the LOC118564892 gene encoding uncharacterized protein LOC118564892, which yields MLPENLSQPEPMSAAAAMTQTSRPPSQQSDVVSLDTVRPAVDFFFTNLSRQQWLHLATGNPDPDTSCVLVELLGDIMELFSSAVLDKLQNPDFTGRVVKAVVGNIVPGAFARALDLEEDIRSKSTANLNKLIVQHVAARVQRHFYSDDEDPAATYVQQVTDMYRINAAVHEATVVIKELIFRVFTPQMETKQEAPVSPPPEDPQEASDGTASPDSHSETSPQADRGDQSASFHTEELTDGGQTASPSARPESVVNRLKRKIRRFFTKYHRRHSAKVFPLNSPEGPEICGATANPAPVHQAKPPQRSGDVPPEHFAPDGRSSPSDDDESVTYVEEFIAEEDSKISSLPDSGPESPSTEVTQNLESEPKFDEITPVEAFVPEDEASEVPSVEDVPADSQASATVGEEEELTDLRQPEVCPAVAEPTVPRATAPSAGEAEEQAAGGEDDDTKASVSVLVHWLMARAIKASSIRCSPEVLQCIHGRLVEKVWAEVQRQGIHADLENVLIHAQKIYDGISKKLRCPAEVAGTLLLLEDPVFDKAIVASFCKHLRKPVEKPSLRARFFSFLGKTTREPEKQAEPQRPTSAASAASSAGSVASERSELEDNSSGDYAADDEASSDSDCDSMDAFKSDSSAETPEDTAVQPGQRQRQSEKVDQRKMAVKTLISDVVWQLVEKNRDRATPKNNLASSVSVSSRSSGPGSKVNWTACPQRRSKA from the exons ATGCTTCCTGAGAATCTCAGCCAGCCTGAACCAATGAGCGCAGCAGCAGCCATGACCCAAACGAGCCGTCCCCCGTCCCAGCAGAGCGACGTCGTCTCCTTAGACACCGTCAGACCAGCTGTCGACTTCTTCTTCACCAACCTCTCACGCCAGCAGTGGCTACACTTGGCCACGGGAAACCCAGACCCCGACACCAGCTGCGTCCTGGTGGAGCTCCTCGGAGACATCATGGAGCTCTTCTCGTCTGCCGTTCTGGACAAACTCCAGAACCCAGACTTCACAGGCCGGGTGGTCAAGGCGGTCGTGGGCAACATTGTGCCCGGAGCCTTCGCACGAGCCCTTGACTTGGAAGAAGACATCCGCTCCAAGAGCACGGCGAATTTAAACAAGCTGATCGTCCAACACGTGGCGGCGCGCGTCCAACGCCACTTCTACTCCGACGACGAGGATCCGGCAGCGACTTACGTCCAGCAGGTGACCGACATGTACCGGATCAACGCGGCGGTACACGAAGCCACCGTCGTGATAAAGGAGCTGATTTTCCGGGTGTTCACGCCTCAAATGGAAACCAAGCAGGAAGCGCCGGTCAGCCCGCCGCCAGAGGACCCGCAGGAGGCGAGTGACGGGACGGCGTCCCCGGACAGCCACTCAGAGACGAGTCCTCAGGCAGACCGAGGCGATCAAAGCGCCTCCTTCCACACCGAGGAGCTCACAGACGGCGGTCAGACCGCTTCTCCATCCGCCAGGCCAGAGTCTGTGGTCAACCGTCTGAAGAGGAAGATCAGGAGGTTCTTCACCAAGTATCATCGCAGACATTCAGCCAAGGTGTTCCCTTTAAACTCACCAGAAGGCCCAGAAATCTGCGGCGCTACAGCGAACCCAGCACCGGTCCACCAGGCCAAGCCCCCGCAAAGGTCTGGAGATGTTCCTCCAGAACATTTTGCTCCTGATGGAAGATCTTCTCCTTCGGACGATGATGAAAGTGTCACGTATGTAGAGGAGTTTATAGCTGAGGAAGATTCAAAGATCTCATCTTTACCAGATTCTGGACCAGAGAGCCCGTCAACCGAAGTCACCCAGAACTTAGAGTCTGAGCCAAAGTTTGACGAAATCACACCAGTGGAGGCCTTCGTCCCTGAAGACGAGGCTTCAGAG GTCCCATCCGTAGAAGACGTTCCTGCAGACAGTCAGGCGTCCGCCACCgtgggggaggaagaggagctgacAGATTTAAGGCAGCCTGAAGTTTGTCCTGCGGTCGCTGAGCCCACCGTGCCGCGGGCCACGGCTCCATCGGCTGGAGAAGCAGAGGAACAGGCAGCAGGTGGAGAAGATGATGACACCAAAGCTTCAGTGAGCGTGTTGGTCCACTGGCTGATGGCTCGGGCCATTAAAGCTTCCAGCATCCGTTGCTCCCCTGAGGTCCTTCAGTGCATCCATGGACGCCTCGTAGAGAAGGTCTGGGCTGAAGTTCAGCGGCAAGGAATCCATGCTGACCTAGAAAATGTCTTGATTCATGCCCAGAAGATTTATGACGGCATCAGTAAAAAGCTGAGGTGTCCCGCTGAGGTCGCGGGGACTTTGCTGCTTTTAGAAGACCCAGTATTTGACAAAGCAATTGTGGCGTCGTTCTGCAAACATCTCAGGAAACCTGTGGAGAAACCTTCCCTCCGGGCTCGGTTCTTCTCTTTCCTGGGCAAAACCACACGTGAGCCTGAGAAACAAGCAGAGCCTCAACGTCCAACGTCCGCGGCGTCCGCGGCGTCCTCGGCTGGAAGTGTGGCGTCTGAAAGGTCAGAGCTGGAGGACAACAGCAGCGGAGACTATGCAGCGGACGATGAAGCTTCATCAGACTCTGACTGTGACTCCATGGATGCTTTTAAAAGCGACTCCTCAGCAGAAACCCCAGAGGACACGGCTGTCCAACcgggacagagacagagacaaagCGAGAAGGTGGACCAAAGAAAGATGGCGGTGAAAACGCTGATCAGCGACGTCGTCTGGCAGCTTGTTGAAAAAAATCGGGACAGAGCAACGCCAAAGAACAATCTGGCGTCATCTGTGAGCGTCTCTTCCAGAAGCTCTGGGCCGGGGTCAAAGGTCAACTGGACAGCATGTCCTCAGAGAAGATCAAAGGCCTGA